A window of Phycobacter azelaicus contains these coding sequences:
- the def gene encoding peptide deformylase: protein MKRPILIHPDPRLKKVCVPVADVSDDLRSLADDMLETMYAAPGIGLAAPQVGILQRVIAMDCVKEGEGEPRPLVMFNPEIVSSSDETNVYEEGCLSIPDQYAEVTRPKEVQVKWMDRDGHEQSETFDGLWATCVQHEIDHLNGKLFIDYLKPLKRQMITRKMQKLKRERAREQ from the coding sequence ATGAAACGTCCTATCCTGATCCATCCCGACCCCCGCCTGAAAAAGGTCTGTGTGCCTGTCGCCGACGTATCGGACGATTTGCGCAGCTTGGCCGATGACATGCTGGAAACCATGTATGCCGCGCCGGGTATCGGCCTGGCAGCGCCTCAGGTGGGCATCCTACAGCGGGTGATTGCGATGGATTGCGTTAAGGAAGGCGAGGGCGAACCCCGCCCCCTAGTGATGTTCAACCCCGAGATCGTTTCGTCCTCTGATGAAACCAACGTCTACGAGGAAGGCTGCTTGTCGATCCCTGATCAATACGCAGAGGTGACCCGCCCCAAGGAGGTGCAGGTCAAGTGGATGGACCGCGACGGGCACGAGCAGAGCGAGACCTTTGACGGGCTTTGGGCGACCTGTGTGCAGCATGAGATCGACCATCTGAATGGGAAACTGTTCATCGATTATCTGAAGCCGCTGAAGCGGCAGATGATCACCCGCAAGATGCAAAAGCTGAAACGCGAGCGCGCGCGGGAGCAGTAA
- the def gene encoding peptide deformylase: MAVLPILKWPDPRLTQHCAPVEQEHLDDLIADMFDTMYAVNGRGLAAPQVGVMKRLFVMDCTWKEGKRSPMVMINPSIMAVERVPVTMEEGCLSIPGIMVPVERPVAVTVQWTAAEGDIHMADFDGFEARCIQHEFDHLNGTLTLDHLTPEARAMAEAEYTALKGTTE; encoded by the coding sequence ATGGCCGTTCTCCCGATCCTGAAATGGCCCGACCCACGGCTAACCCAGCATTGTGCGCCGGTGGAGCAGGAGCACCTCGACGATCTGATCGCGGATATGTTCGACACCATGTACGCCGTCAATGGCCGGGGCCTTGCCGCGCCGCAGGTGGGGGTGATGAAACGGCTATTCGTGATGGACTGCACCTGGAAAGAGGGCAAACGCTCCCCCATGGTGATGATCAACCCCTCGATCATGGCGGTGGAGCGCGTGCCGGTGACGATGGAGGAAGGTTGCCTGTCAATCCCGGGTATCATGGTCCCGGTCGAACGCCCCGTGGCTGTCACCGTGCAATGGACCGCCGCCGAAGGCGACATTCACATGGCCGATTTCGACGGCTTTGAAGCCCGCTGCATCCAGCATGAATTCGACCATCTGAACGGCACCCTGACCCTTGATCACTTGACCCCCGAGGCGCGCGCTATGGCCGAGGCTGAATACACCGCCCTGAAAGGGACCACAGAATGA
- the def gene encoding peptide deformylase, with protein sequence MTVRSCLPWPDKRLRTRAEEVSEITDEIRQIWQDMIDTMEAMPGVGLGANQIGVMLRLAVVDGSTERGKAVRMANPEILHASTQLREHEEASPNLPGVSAKVKRPRAVTVRYMDENGEITERDFVGIEATSVQHQIDHLNGKLYIDRLSKVKRDMLIRKSKKLTG encoded by the coding sequence ATGACCGTCCGCTCCTGCCTGCCCTGGCCCGATAAACGCCTGCGCACCCGCGCCGAAGAGGTGAGTGAGATCACCGATGAGATCCGCCAGATCTGGCAGGACATGATCGACACGATGGAGGCGATGCCCGGCGTCGGCCTTGGTGCCAACCAGATCGGCGTGATGCTGCGCCTTGCCGTCGTCGATGGCTCGACCGAGCGCGGCAAGGCCGTGCGCATGGCCAACCCCGAGATCCTGCATGCCTCGACCCAGCTGCGCGAGCACGAAGAAGCCTCGCCCAACCTGCCGGGTGTTTCGGCCAAGGTGAAACGCCCCCGCGCCGTGACCGTCCGCTATATGGACGAGAATGGAGAGATCACCGAGCGGGATTTTGTCGGGATCGAGGCCACATCCGTGCAGCATCAGATCGATCACCTGAACGGCAAGCTGTACATCGACCGGCTCAGCAAGGTGAAGCGCGACATGCTGATCCGCAAATCCAAGAAACTGACCGGCTAA
- the fmt gene encoding methionyl-tRNA formyltransferase, protein MRVVFMGTPEFSVPVLDALVDAGHEIAAVYCQPPRPAGRGKKDRPTPVHARAEALGLEVRHPVSLKGAEEQADFAALEADIAVVVAYGLILPQAVLDAPKHGCLNIHASLLPRWRGAAPIHRAIMAGDAETGICIMQMEAGLDTGPVLLRQSTPIGAEETTAGLHDRLSEMGAGLIVEALARLPGLTPEVQPDEGVTYAAKIDKGEAQIDWSQPAEEVDRKIRGLSPFPGAWCEIDGQRVKLLASRPADGKGEAGEVLDDALTVACGSGAVELLRLQRAGKGAQDREVFLRGFPVAKGARL, encoded by the coding sequence ATGCGCGTCGTCTTTATGGGAACGCCCGAGTTTTCCGTGCCGGTGCTGGATGCGCTGGTGGATGCGGGGCATGAGATCGCCGCCGTTTATTGCCAGCCGCCACGCCCGGCGGGGCGGGGCAAAAAGGACCGCCCGACGCCCGTTCATGCAAGGGCCGAGGCGCTGGGCCTTGAGGTGCGCCACCCGGTCTCTTTGAAGGGGGCTGAGGAACAGGCGGATTTTGCAGCGCTTGAGGCCGATATCGCCGTGGTGGTGGCCTATGGTCTGATCCTGCCGCAGGCAGTGCTGGATGCGCCCAAGCATGGCTGCCTCAATATTCACGCTAGCCTTCTGCCGCGTTGGCGCGGGGCGGCGCCGATCCACCGGGCGATCATGGCGGGCGATGCAGAAACCGGTATCTGCATCATGCAGATGGAGGCAGGGCTGGACACGGGCCCGGTCCTTTTGCGCCAATCAACTCCCATAGGAGCCGAGGAAACCACCGCTGGGTTGCACGACCGACTGTCGGAAATGGGCGCCGGGCTGATCGTGGAGGCGCTCGCGCGCCTGCCCGGGCTGACACCAGAAGTGCAGCCTGATGAGGGCGTGACCTATGCCGCCAAGATCGACAAGGGCGAGGCCCAGATCGACTGGAGCCAACCAGCCGAAGAGGTGGATCGCAAGATCCGTGGTCTGTCGCCCTTTCCCGGCGCCTGGTGCGAGATCGACGGTCAGCGGGTGAAACTCCTGGCCTCACGTCCGGCCGATGGGAAGGGCGAGGCAGGCGAAGTGCTGGATGACGCTCTCACCGTGGCCTGCGGCAGTGGCGCGGTAGAGCTGCTGCGCTTGCAACGGGCGGGCAAGGGCGCGCAGGATCGCGAAGTCTTCCTGCGCGGCTTCCCTGTGGCCAAGGGCGCGCGCCTCTGA
- a CDS encoding GlsB/YeaQ/YmgE family stress response membrane protein yields MSIVALIIIGAAAGFLATRLMRIEADIITTVAIGMAGALIGGLVLRALLAVMGMLSGFVGAVLGALALIWIWQKYFQK; encoded by the coding sequence ATGTCCATCGTTGCGCTCATCATCATCGGGGCTGCCGCCGGTTTTTTGGCCACACGGCTGATGAGGATCGAGGCGGATATCATCACCACCGTGGCCATCGGCATGGCTGGAGCGCTGATTGGCGGGCTGGTGCTGCGCGCGCTTCTGGCGGTGATGGGGATGCTGTCGGGCTTTGTGGGCGCGGTCCTTGGCGCCCTCGCGCTGATCTGGATCTGGCAGAAGTACTTTCAGAAGTAA
- a CDS encoding trimeric intracellular cation channel family protein produces the protein MTVLTLLDYASVLIFALTGALVASRSQLDIVGFAFVACLTAVGGGTVRDLLLDRHPVFWVDDPNFILLATAAAGVVFITAHLVESRMKWVIWLDSFALAVAVPAGTGAAIAMGKPPVIVVLMGMATGSLGGLMRDVVCNEVPLVLKQGELYISCAMAGAITAVTAIWMGLETGPALLACAVVCWALRAGSIAFGWHLPVYKSRPPRS, from the coding sequence ATGACAGTTCTGACGCTGCTCGATTACGCTTCGGTGCTTATCTTTGCTTTGACGGGCGCGCTGGTGGCCAGCCGGTCGCAGCTTGATATCGTCGGCTTTGCCTTCGTGGCCTGCCTGACGGCGGTGGGCGGCGGCACGGTGCGCGACCTTCTGCTGGATCGTCACCCGGTGTTCTGGGTGGATGATCCCAATTTCATCCTTCTGGCTACAGCGGCCGCCGGAGTGGTCTTTATCACCGCGCACCTTGTGGAAAGCCGGATGAAATGGGTGATCTGGCTCGATAGTTTCGCCCTTGCCGTTGCAGTTCCGGCTGGCACCGGCGCGGCCATCGCCATGGGCAAACCGCCGGTGATCGTGGTGCTGATGGGCATGGCAACGGGCTCGCTTGGCGGATTGATGCGCGATGTGGTCTGCAACGAGGTGCCGCTGGTGCTGAAACAGGGCGAGCTGTACATCTCCTGCGCCATGGCAGGGGCGATCACCGCTGTAACCGCAATCTGGATGGGGCTTGAGACGGGGCCTGCCCTGTTGGCCTGCGCGGTGGTCTGCTGGGCGTTGCGCGCGGGATCGATTGCCTTTGGCTGGCACCTGCCGGTTTACAAAAGCCGCCCGCCCCGCAGCTAG
- the rnhA gene encoding ribonuclease HI: MADLFAYTDGACSGNPGPGGWGVLLRAMEGGEIVKERELQGGEPETTNNRMELLAAINALESLSRPSKITVVTDSNYVKNGITGWIFGWKKNGWKNAAKKPVKNAELWQRLDAAQHQHDVTWEWVKGHAGHPENERADELARAGMAPFKNGKRKSA, encoded by the coding sequence ATGGCTGATCTTTTTGCTTATACCGACGGAGCCTGCTCCGGTAATCCCGGCCCCGGTGGATGGGGCGTTCTGTTGCGCGCAATGGAGGGCGGTGAAATCGTCAAGGAGCGCGAACTCCAGGGCGGCGAGCCTGAGACCACCAACAACCGGATGGAGTTGCTGGCGGCGATCAATGCGCTCGAAAGCCTGAGCCGCCCGAGCAAGATCACCGTGGTCACCGACAGCAACTACGTGAAGAACGGCATCACCGGCTGGATCTTCGGCTGGAAGAAGAACGGCTGGAAAAACGCTGCCAAGAAACCGGTGAAGAATGCTGAGTTGTGGCAGCGCCTAGATGCGGCGCAGCACCAGCACGATGTGACCTGGGAATGGGTCAAGGGCCACGCAGGCCACCCCGAGAACGAGCGCGCCGATGAGTTGGCCCGCGCTGGCATGGCCCCCTTCAAGAACGGCAAACGCAAATCGGCCTGA
- a CDS encoding class I SAM-dependent methyltransferase, with translation MSDKETLAVYARAAADYAKGFARSKDTEQEEDYAAFTNRLPVGARVLDLGCGPGHWAARLRDDGYDTDALDASEKMAEHARMAYGLEVSVGSFSTLKAERTYDGIWANFSLLHVPRTDLPTELERIKRALKPGGTFSIGMKLGSGEGRDSLGRFYAYYGEEELKQLLTEAGFAVFRSRKGNGKGLAGAEETFVVMTAHG, from the coding sequence GTGAGCGACAAGGAAACCCTCGCGGTCTATGCCCGCGCAGCCGCGGATTATGCCAAGGGGTTTGCCCGCAGCAAGGACACCGAGCAGGAAGAGGACTATGCCGCCTTCACCAATCGTCTGCCCGTCGGCGCGCGGGTGCTGGATCTCGGCTGCGGCCCCGGTCACTGGGCGGCACGTCTGCGCGATGATGGCTATGATACGGATGCGCTGGATGCCTCCGAAAAGATGGCCGAGCATGCCCGCATGGCCTACGGACTTGAAGTCTCGGTCGGCTCCTTTTCAACGCTGAAAGCGGAGAGAACCTATGACGGGATCTGGGCAAACTTCAGCCTGCTGCATGTTCCGCGGACTGACTTGCCCACCGAACTTGAGCGGATCAAACGCGCCTTGAAGCCAGGTGGCACCTTCAGCATCGGCATGAAACTGGGCAGCGGAGAGGGGCGCGACTCTCTTGGTCGGTTCTACGCCTATTACGGCGAAGAGGAGCTGAAGCAGCTTCTGACGGAGGCCGGTTTTGCCGTCTTTCGCAGCCGCAAGGGGAATGGAAAAGGACTGGCTGGCGCCGAGGAAACCTTCGTAGTAATGACCGCCCATGGCTGA
- a CDS encoding DUF3429 domain-containing protein encodes MMRIPFSPLILGLAGLIPFIWGAATTHLPDLQAWGAAELGPRFVGPYVQLFYGSVILSFMSGVLWGFATKTSGAQAALGYVLSVLPALWAFFMTGGGPEVAAQNLIYGFAGLLLLDYVFFLWELTPPWWMRLRLLLTAIVLLSLSAGLYL; translated from the coding sequence ATGATGAGAATTCCCTTCTCCCCGCTGATCCTTGGCCTTGCCGGTCTGATCCCCTTCATCTGGGGCGCGGCCACCACGCATCTGCCCGATTTGCAGGCCTGGGGTGCAGCTGAGTTGGGACCGCGCTTTGTGGGCCCCTACGTGCAGCTGTTCTATGGCTCCGTGATCCTCAGCTTTATGTCCGGCGTCCTCTGGGGCTTTGCCACCAAAACCAGTGGCGCTCAGGCAGCCCTTGGCTATGTGCTGTCGGTCCTCCCTGCACTTTGGGCGTTTTTTATGACTGGCGGCGGCCCCGAAGTGGCCGCACAGAACCTGATCTACGGCTTTGCCGGGCTTCTTCTTCTCGACTATGTCTTTTTCCTGTGGGAACTGACCCCGCCTTGGTGGATGCGCCTGCGGCTTCTGCTCACGGCGATCGTGCTGCTGTCGCTGTCTGCGGGGCTTTACCTGTGA
- a CDS encoding LysE family translocator, translating to MISLQFLITALVVVIAPGTGVIYTLALGLGQGMRASVWAAFGCTLGIVPHLAAATLGLAAVMHSSALLFQMVKFAGVAYLLYLAWQALKSGGALAISSETRAQSGLRIARRGALINILNPKLSVFFLALLPPFLSGNPSSATSEMAMLGAIFMALTFLVFMLYGLFAAKARDLVLGSERVLAWLNRGFAAIFAALAVRLSLERA from the coding sequence ATGATTTCACTGCAATTCCTGATTACCGCCCTCGTGGTCGTCATCGCGCCGGGCACAGGTGTGATATACACACTGGCGCTTGGCCTTGGACAGGGCATGCGGGCCTCTGTCTGGGCTGCCTTTGGCTGCACGCTGGGCATCGTTCCGCACCTTGCAGCGGCCACGTTGGGGCTTGCAGCAGTGATGCACAGCTCGGCGCTATTGTTTCAGATGGTCAAATTTGCAGGGGTTGCCTACCTTTTGTACCTCGCCTGGCAGGCGCTGAAATCCGGCGGGGCCCTCGCGATTTCATCCGAAACCCGCGCTCAGTCGGGGCTGCGGATTGCGCGCCGGGGCGCCTTGATCAATATCCTCAACCCCAAGCTTTCGGTCTTTTTCCTCGCACTGTTGCCGCCTTTCCTGTCAGGCAACCCCTCCAGCGCTACATCGGAGATGGCTATGCTTGGAGCGATTTTCATGGCGCTGACATTCCTCGTCTTCATGCTCTATGGTCTTTTTGCCGCCAAGGCCCGCGATCTGGTGCTCGGCTCTGAGCGCGTTCTGGCGTGGCTTAATCGCGGCTTTGCAGCGATCTTTGCCGCACTTGCTGTCAGGCTGTCACTGGAGCGTGCATGA
- the ispH gene encoding 4-hydroxy-3-methylbut-2-enyl diphosphate reductase: protein MTPENQNTDVKAATAQGAKPPLTLFLAAPRGFCAGVDRAIKIVEMALEKWGAPVYVRHEIVHNKYVVDGLRAKGAVFVEELDECPQDRPVIFSAHGVPKSVPAEAEKRQMVYVDATCPLVSKVHIEAQRHAEAGLQMIMIGHKGHPETIGTMGQLPEGEVLLVETPDDVATVEVRDPDRLAYVTQTTLSVDDTKDIVAALEARFPNIVGPHKEDICYATTNRQEAVKAVAPKADALLVVGAPNSSNSRRLVEVGAKAGCAYSQLVQRAENIDWRALDGIKSVAITAGASAPELLVNEVIDAFRARFDVTVETVETAVERVEFKVPRVLRAPT from the coding sequence ATGACACCCGAGAACCAGAACACCGATGTGAAGGCAGCCACCGCTCAGGGCGCAAAGCCGCCCCTGACCCTGTTTCTTGCTGCACCGCGCGGGTTTTGTGCGGGCGTGGACCGGGCCATTAAGATCGTCGAGATGGCGCTCGAAAAATGGGGTGCGCCGGTCTATGTGCGCCATGAGATCGTGCACAACAAATATGTGGTGGACGGGCTGCGCGCCAAAGGCGCTGTCTTTGTTGAAGAACTGGACGAATGCCCGCAGGACCGCCCGGTCATCTTCTCGGCACATGGGGTGCCCAAATCTGTCCCGGCCGAGGCCGAAAAGCGTCAGATGGTCTATGTCGATGCGACCTGCCCGCTTGTGTCGAAAGTGCATATCGAGGCCCAGCGCCACGCCGAAGCAGGCCTTCAAATGATCATGATTGGCCACAAGGGACACCCGGAAACCATCGGCACCATGGGACAACTCCCTGAAGGCGAAGTGCTTCTGGTGGAGACCCCGGATGATGTAGCAACGGTTGAGGTCCGTGATCCTGACAGATTGGCCTATGTCACCCAGACCACGCTGTCAGTCGATGACACCAAGGACATTGTCGCCGCCCTCGAGGCCCGGTTTCCCAATATCGTCGGCCCCCACAAAGAAGACATTTGCTACGCCACCACCAACCGTCAGGAAGCGGTCAAGGCGGTCGCGCCAAAGGCGGACGCGTTGCTGGTTGTCGGCGCTCCCAATTCCTCAAACTCCCGCCGTCTGGTCGAAGTGGGCGCCAAGGCCGGTTGTGCCTATTCGCAACTGGTACAGCGCGCCGAAAACATAGACTGGCGCGCGCTGGATGGCATCAAGTCCGTTGCAATCACCGCTGGCGCCTCGGCTCCGGAGCTTCTGGTGAACGAGGTGATCGATGCCTTCCGCGCAAGGTTTGATGTGACCGTCGAAACGGTAGAGACCGCTGTCGAACGTGTCGAGTTCAAGGTTCCCCGTGTTCTGCGCGCGCCGACTTAA
- a CDS encoding ATP-binding protein: MDRRFRTVRSTAYLVVVLSAVWAGFGVYMQEPAVFGIATVAGLGSAIAWYMVQTSHTLIARLIWYTTGLLAVLGAVFMLHPASNAEMMFVALLGGPFMTFSLKREKPLIIGLIIGILCAWIGYRLVGHDYFGPPIFDEAFSRTYLSLPIMLTVFGIIMIEMMAFGHLTDSYSEELWNSHQKERKANRAKSEFLAAMSHEIRTPMNGVIGMVEILENTQLAAEQRRILHAIKESSSSLLWIIDDILDVSKIEAGKMELSNAPMRLLPVVESVAETLRAHADQKGVELSLSVQANVPDTVHGDAGRLRQILLNLLGNAIKFSAPQKDDPCGLVSLRVQMDGAERIEFIVEDNGIGMDDKVQAAIFQPFERSGDVVKRMIQGNGLGLTIVKQLVEKMGGEVVVSSTLGEGSVFTLRLPIENASGPLKCQRLPGTQVVAMLPKGADRATWSSYALAADCDIKWVSNRDEFLSIARNAGPNMIFVLAAPTPQDRTSEWLRIRLGEEAPDAKLLLFSRDRTQVTGMRSSSHYAVQDLPILPSHFWDGLAFLSGSGAAAEQAPGSRKRVQASSGAARILVAEDNEINQAVFDSQLELLGHSSVIVRDGKECLEAWETGNFDLVLTDCQMPVMDGFELTRRLRQAEASEGRPRTPVIAVTANALEGEADRCLAAGMDDYLSKPVTIASLEKILKIYLPEAAYSANDVSDDTPPETGSAAV, from the coding sequence ATGGATCGCCGTTTCCGCACCGTGCGGAGCACGGCGTATTTGGTTGTCGTTCTTAGCGCTGTATGGGCAGGTTTTGGCGTCTATATGCAGGAACCGGCGGTCTTTGGTATCGCCACTGTGGCTGGGCTGGGCTCGGCGATTGCCTGGTATATGGTCCAGACGTCACATACTTTGATCGCGCGGCTGATATGGTACACGACGGGGCTTTTGGCGGTGCTCGGTGCCGTGTTCATGCTGCATCCGGCCAGCAACGCCGAGATGATGTTTGTTGCCCTGCTGGGCGGACCCTTCATGACCTTTTCCTTGAAACGGGAAAAGCCGCTGATCATCGGGCTGATTATCGGTATCCTTTGCGCCTGGATCGGGTATCGTCTGGTTGGTCATGACTACTTTGGCCCGCCGATTTTCGACGAAGCGTTCTCCCGCACCTATCTGTCCCTTCCGATTATGCTCACGGTTTTTGGCATCATCATGATTGAGATGATGGCCTTCGGGCATCTGACAGACTCTTACAGTGAAGAGCTCTGGAATTCACACCAGAAGGAACGCAAGGCGAACCGCGCCAAGAGCGAGTTCCTCGCCGCTATGAGCCACGAGATCCGCACGCCGATGAACGGAGTCATCGGTATGGTCGAGATTCTGGAGAACACCCAGCTCGCCGCTGAGCAACGCCGTATCCTCCATGCGATCAAAGAGTCGTCATCCTCTTTGTTGTGGATCATTGATGACATTCTGGATGTCTCCAAGATCGAGGCGGGCAAGATGGAGCTGTCAAACGCTCCCATGCGTCTGCTGCCGGTTGTCGAAAGTGTGGCCGAAACCTTGCGGGCGCATGCAGATCAAAAAGGGGTGGAGCTTTCGCTATCGGTTCAGGCCAATGTGCCGGACACCGTTCATGGAGACGCCGGTCGTCTACGCCAGATCCTGCTTAACCTTCTTGGGAATGCGATAAAGTTTTCCGCTCCACAAAAGGATGACCCCTGCGGGCTCGTCAGCCTGCGCGTCCAGATGGATGGTGCTGAGCGAATTGAATTCATTGTCGAGGACAATGGCATCGGAATGGACGACAAAGTGCAGGCGGCAATATTTCAACCCTTCGAACGGTCGGGCGACGTCGTCAAGCGGATGATCCAAGGCAACGGGCTCGGCCTGACCATCGTCAAGCAGTTGGTCGAAAAGATGGGCGGTGAAGTGGTTGTGAGCAGTACTCTTGGTGAAGGGTCAGTCTTTACACTGCGTTTGCCCATCGAGAATGCCTCAGGCCCGCTCAAATGCCAGCGTTTGCCCGGAACGCAGGTCGTCGCCATGCTGCCAAAGGGGGCAGATAGGGCCACTTGGTCGTCTTATGCCCTGGCGGCGGATTGCGATATAAAGTGGGTTTCAAACAGGGATGAATTCCTGTCGATAGCCCGAAATGCTGGACCCAACATGATTTTCGTGCTGGCAGCGCCCACACCTCAGGATCGTACCAGTGAGTGGCTTCGTATCCGGCTTGGCGAAGAGGCCCCCGACGCAAAGCTCTTGCTGTTCAGCCGTGATCGTACCCAGGTGACGGGCATGCGTTCGTCCAGCCACTACGCGGTTCAAGACCTGCCGATTCTGCCCAGCCATTTTTGGGATGGCCTTGCCTTCCTGTCGGGTAGCGGTGCTGCGGCGGAGCAGGCGCCGGGAAGCCGCAAAAGGGTGCAAGCATCATCGGGCGCGGCCAGGATCCTGGTGGCCGAAGACAATGAGATCAATCAGGCTGTTTTTGACTCCCAGCTTGAACTGCTTGGGCATTCATCCGTGATCGTGCGGGATGGGAAAGAATGCCTTGAGGCTTGGGAAACGGGGAACTTCGATCTGGTGCTGACGGATTGCCAGATGCCGGTCATGGATGGTTTCGAACTAACCCGGCGTCTTCGACAGGCGGAAGCGAGTGAAGGGCGGCCGCGCACTCCGGTGATTGCCGTAACGGCAAACGCGCTGGAAGGGGAGGCAGATAGATGTCTTGCGGCCGGTATGGACGATTACCTGTCCAAGCCTGTCACCATCGCCTCTTTGGAGAAGATCCTAAAAATATACCTCCCGGAGGCGGCATATTCGGCGAACGATGTGTCCGATGACACGCCGCCCGAGACGGGATCTGCAGCTGTGTAG
- a CDS encoding LabA-like NYN domain-containing protein has protein sequence MFYKDERLALFIDGSNLYAAAKALGFDIDYKLLRQEFMRRGKLLRAFYYTALLENDEYSPIRPLVDWLHYNGFTMVTKPAKEYTDSMGRRKVKGNMDIELTVDAMELAPRVDHIVLFSGDGDFRPLIASLQRQGVRVSVVSTIRSQPPMISDELRRQADNFIELEELKDVIGRPPREYPTEQQRSPVAAQS, from the coding sequence ATGTTTTACAAAGACGAACGGCTTGCGCTGTTCATCGATGGTTCGAACCTATACGCAGCAGCAAAGGCACTGGGTTTCGACATCGATTACAAGCTTTTGCGGCAGGAATTCATGCGCCGTGGAAAGCTGCTGCGCGCCTTTTATTACACGGCCCTCTTGGAAAACGACGAGTATTCCCCCATCCGCCCCCTGGTGGATTGGCTGCACTACAACGGCTTCACCATGGTCACGAAGCCCGCCAAGGAATACACGGACAGCATGGGGCGCCGTAAAGTCAAAGGCAACATGGACATCGAGCTGACCGTTGATGCAATGGAACTGGCGCCGCGCGTGGATCATATCGTGCTCTTCTCCGGGGATGGGGATTTCCGGCCGTTGATCGCAAGCCTGCAGCGCCAGGGGGTTCGGGTGTCCGTGGTCTCCACCATCCGCAGCCAGCCACCGATGATCTCGGACGAGTTGCGCCGTCAGGCTGACAACTTTATCGAGCTGGAAGAGCTGAAGGACGTGATTGGACGCCCTCCACGCGAATATCCCACCGAGCAGCAGCGCTCTCCTGTGGCGGCCCAGTCGTAA
- the folK gene encoding 2-amino-4-hydroxy-6-hydroxymethyldihydropteridine diphosphokinase, producing the protein MSDIRSYAYIALGGNLNFRDVLPQATLASAISELAAGPSRLRGVSRFFRTPCFPAGAGPDYVNAVVHIETTLSPDALLQELHRIEASHARQREQRWGMRTLDLDLIDLGSNVLPDKERYDRWRTLPLEAQMQEVPEQLILPHPRVQDRAFVLVPLCDIAPDWCHPVLNKTAAELLETLPKAEIEAVIPIN; encoded by the coding sequence ATGTCCGATATCCGGTCTTATGCGTATATCGCACTGGGTGGAAACCTGAATTTCCGCGACGTGCTGCCGCAGGCAACCCTTGCCTCAGCGATTTCGGAGCTTGCTGCTGGGCCGTCCCGTTTGCGCGGGGTTTCCCGATTCTTTCGCACGCCCTGTTTCCCGGCAGGGGCCGGGCCGGATTATGTAAACGCCGTTGTTCATATCGAAACCACGCTGTCGCCAGACGCTCTGTTGCAGGAGCTGCACAGGATCGAGGCATCGCATGCGCGCCAAAGAGAGCAGCGCTGGGGCATGCGGACGCTTGATCTTGACCTTATCGATCTTGGTTCAAATGTGCTGCCGGATAAAGAGCGATATGATCGCTGGCGCACCCTGCCTCTGGAAGCTCAGATGCAGGAAGTCCCCGAGCAGCTGATTCTACCGCATCCACGTGTGCAGGACCGGGCCTTTGTTCTTGTGCCGTTGTGCGATATCGCGCCGGATTGGTGCCATCCCGTCTTGAACAAAACGGCGGCTGAGCTGCTCGAGACGCTGCCGAAAGCCGAAATCGAGGCCGTAATCCCTATTAATTGA
- the rpoZ gene encoding DNA-directed RNA polymerase subunit omega, with protein sequence MARVTVEDCVDKVPNRFELVMLAAHRAREISAGSPITVERDNDKNPVVSLREIAEETQSTDELRERLIESNQTQIEVDEPEEDQMALLMGAENDKPTEDDMSEEKLLRALMEAQGQG encoded by the coding sequence ATGGCCCGCGTGACGGTTGAAGACTGCGTAGATAAGGTACCCAACCGCTTTGAGCTGGTAATGCTCGCCGCACACCGTGCCCGCGAGATTTCGGCCGGATCTCCGATCACGGTCGAGCGTGACAACGACAAGAACCCCGTTGTCTCTCTGCGGGAAATCGCAGAGGAAACCCAAAGCACCGATGAGCTGCGTGAGCGCCTGATTGAGAGCAACCAGACTCAGATCGAGGTGGACGAGCCTGAAGAAGATCAGATGGCCCTGCTAATGGGGGCCGAGAACGACAAACCCACCGAGGACGACATGTCCGAGGAAAAACTGCTGCGTGCACTGATGGAGGCCCAGGGCCAGGGCTGA